The sequence TTCATCAAAAGGATCTCGTCCTCGATGACCTCGATCTGCGCATTGAACTCGTCGACCACAGGGATGTAATTATCAACGAGCCGGTCGAGTATCTGGTGAAGCAAAAAGGCTGATCCGCGTTGGCAGGCGAAAGGACTGCTTCGGATCAAGGTCTTCGTTTCATTGATGCTGCGGAAGCTTTCGAGGTGAAAGGTAACGACGAAGTTTTCGCCGAGGTAGCCGTCCAATTCCTTTGTTACAAAGTCGGTCGGTGTTGTCTTGTCCGGCGTTACGCCGTGAACAATAAAGAAAAGATAACCGGGAAATGCCTCGACCTTCGGCTGGTTTCTGGTTTCAAGACAATCTTCGACCGTAAGGTGATGAAATTTGAACACATTGAGCAGGAAAGCCTCGATCGCCTTGTGATCCGTTCCCTCGCCCCGAAGGTCGACCCAAACCAAGTTTGTACGATCAGCCAACAAGTCCGGGAGTTCCTCGAGCTGGAAGCCTTCCTCAACGTTCTCGGCCGCGTCGCGATATACAAATATTTCTGCAAATGAGGCCGAATCTGGCATATAGTTTAAGGCTGTCTGGTTTTGTAGCATTGGGAGCACGAATGTTCAAGCACCGGTATGGTTTTGCCCAAATATCGCTTAGCGAATTTCGGCAAGTGCGGTATAATCAATGAGCAGATGAAAGAAGAATTAATCGCCCTTGCGGGGGTAGTGATAGACAAACAGCCGAATGCGTATTTCAAGGTGAAGGTCAATGATAGTGACCAC comes from Acidobacteriota bacterium and encodes:
- the corA gene encoding magnesium/cobalt transporter CorA, translated to MPDSASFAEIFVYRDAAENVEEGFQLEELPDLLADRTNLVWVDLRGEGTDHKAIEAFLLNVFKFHHLTVEDCLETRNQPKVEAFPGYLFFIVHGVTPDKTTPTDFVTKELDGYLGENFVVTFHLESFRSINETKTLIRSSPFACQRGSAFLLHQILDRLVDNYIPVVDEFNAQIEVIEDEILLMKESDSVVLERIMDLRRSVGRLKRISTRQREVLYRMSHGEFRQIPEIVLPFFRDVHDHLLRVADLSESYRELVSGLVEIHFTVVANRTNDVMKTLAVVSAIILPLSLIAGIYGMNFQNMPELHTPYGYFAVLGLMAVITIVLLVYFKRRGWIFQRERREGSVGKKGEEGE